A DNA window from Enterobacter asburiae contains the following coding sequences:
- a CDS encoding ShlB/FhaC/HecB family hemolysin secretion/activation protein: protein MRYYSKAVFFCSLFFYSLSHAAPLTPADRDTVRQQQEELLLKNQQQREELERSIPRPAPARTLPAAGAGPCFTIDTITLSGTTLISPKTQQALVAPWQGRCLDMAKITELLARISDWYISRGYITSRAFLTEQDLSGGQLNIVVLEGRLEAIRLEGETPRMLKMAFPGRTGGILNLRDIEQGMEQINRLRAEPVQIEILPGTQAGYSIVNLTGKPEFPLSASVSLDNSGQKSTGENQLSGVLTANNMLGLADKWFVSGGRSSDFASAYDAQNFQAGVSVPSGYGLLDYSYAWSNYRTTISNQGFNWLSTGDTKTHRLNASWVVFRNGDVKTGIAAGVVQRSSRNWLNDAPLKSSTRNLSSLVLGITHTQKMLGGVATFNPTWSHGMPWFNAETDENKSGDMPRAEFRKWSLNASFQRPVARNAWWLTSAYGQWSPDRLYGAERLTLGGESSVRGFKEQYLSGDNGGYWRNELGYSLFTLPVIGAVSATVAVDGGWLEKDRQDRFASGTLWGGSVGLSSAGRGYSSQISVGTPLRYPDWLGPDHVSVNWRIAFML, encoded by the coding sequence ATGCGCTATTACAGCAAAGCCGTCTTTTTTTGCTCGTTATTTTTTTACTCTCTAAGCCATGCAGCCCCCCTTACTCCTGCTGACCGGGACACCGTGCGTCAGCAGCAGGAGGAACTGTTATTAAAGAACCAGCAACAGCGTGAAGAGCTGGAGCGGAGTATTCCTCGCCCCGCGCCTGCCAGAACTCTGCCTGCAGCCGGCGCCGGGCCCTGCTTCACCATTGATACCATTACCCTTTCCGGCACGACCCTCATTTCCCCGAAAACGCAGCAGGCCCTGGTTGCGCCGTGGCAGGGCCGGTGTCTGGATATGGCGAAAATAACGGAGCTTCTCGCCCGTATTTCTGACTGGTATATCAGCCGGGGATATATCACCAGCCGCGCCTTTCTTACCGAGCAGGATCTCTCCGGCGGCCAGCTGAATATTGTGGTGCTGGAAGGACGGCTGGAAGCGATCCGTCTGGAAGGTGAAACGCCGCGCATGCTGAAAATGGCGTTTCCGGGACGGACAGGCGGCATCCTTAATTTACGCGACATCGAACAGGGGATGGAGCAAATTAACCGTTTGCGCGCCGAGCCGGTGCAGATTGAAATTCTGCCGGGAACGCAGGCCGGATATTCCATCGTTAATCTCACGGGCAAGCCGGAATTTCCGTTAAGTGCATCCGTGAGCCTGGATAATAGCGGGCAGAAGAGCACCGGTGAAAACCAGCTGAGCGGCGTGCTCACCGCCAATAATATGCTGGGGCTGGCGGATAAATGGTTTGTCAGCGGCGGGCGCAGCAGCGATTTTGCCAGCGCGTACGATGCGCAGAATTTCCAGGCGGGCGTCAGCGTGCCGTCTGGCTACGGCCTGCTGGACTACAGCTACGCCTGGAGCAACTACCGGACCACCATCAGTAACCAGGGCTTCAACTGGCTCTCCACGGGCGATACGAAAACCCACCGCCTTAACGCGTCCTGGGTGGTTTTTCGCAACGGGGATGTCAAAACCGGCATTGCGGCGGGCGTGGTTCAGCGCTCCAGCCGCAACTGGCTGAACGACGCGCCGCTTAAGAGCAGCACGCGCAACCTCTCGAGCCTGGTCCTGGGAATTACCCACACGCAAAAAATGCTGGGCGGCGTGGCGACCTTCAACCCGACCTGGAGCCACGGCATGCCGTGGTTCAATGCCGAAACCGACGAAAATAAATCCGGGGATATGCCGCGGGCGGAATTCCGTAAATGGAGCCTGAACGCCAGCTTCCAGCGTCCTGTTGCCCGTAACGCGTGGTGGCTGACCAGCGCCTACGGCCAGTGGTCGCCCGACCGGCTGTACGGCGCCGAGCGCCTGACGCTCGGCGGCGAAAGCTCCGTGCGCGGTTTTAAAGAACAGTACCTGTCCGGGGATAACGGCGGCTACTGGCGTAACGAGCTGGGGTATTCCCTCTTCACCCTCCCGGTGATTGGCGCGGTAAGCGCAACGGTCGCCGTTGACGGCGGCTGGCTGGAAAAAGACCGTCAGGACCGCTTTGCCTCCGGCACGCTGTGGGGCGGTTCGGTGGGGCTGAGCAGCGCAGGACGCGGGTACAGCAGCCAGATTTCGGTCGGCACGCCCCTGCGCTACCCCGACTGGCTCGGCCCGGATCATGTGAGCGTTAACTGGCGCATTGCCTTCATGCTTTAA